One region of Paucibacter aquatile genomic DNA includes:
- a CDS encoding carboxypeptidase regulatory-like domain-containing protein — protein sequence MKNSAADASNSCFAGPVKMARSLFVMVCLFTQGIAMANSSPLVIFSQVKGTVLEQGRAVVGAVIERQVEWNDEKSTDRAKTAADGSFVLPALTRKASLLDRLLPSEPMVKQTILILHEGKSYKAWYFFKRNYKDNGELDGRPIQMVCRLEREPAKHGEVFGICELQ from the coding sequence ATGAAGAATAGCGCTGCAGACGCGAGCAACAGTTGCTTTGCAGGTCCGGTGAAAATGGCCCGTAGCCTTTTTGTTATGGTCTGTCTGTTTACTCAAGGAATCGCCATGGCGAACAGCTCCCCACTAGTCATCTTTTCGCAGGTCAAGGGCACCGTCCTGGAGCAAGGGCGGGCCGTGGTGGGGGCCGTGATCGAGCGCCAGGTTGAATGGAATGACGAGAAATCGACCGACCGTGCCAAAACTGCGGCGGATGGCAGCTTCGTGCTGCCCGCCTTGACCCGCAAGGCCTCGCTTCTGGATCGTTTGCTTCCTAGCGAACCCATGGTCAAGCAGACCATCCTGATCCTCCACGAGGGCAAGAGCTACAAGGCCTGGTACTTCTTCAAGCGCAATTACAAGGACAACGGCGAACTGGATGGCCGCCCGATCCAAATGGTGTGCAGGTTAGAGCGAGAACCCGCGAAACACGGTGAGGTGTTTGGCATCTGCGAGTTGCAGTGA
- a CDS encoding type VI secretion system contractile sheath domain-containing protein: protein MRILLIGNFSGRQGVAAAASLATRPTHRVDVDTLPELMRRLAPSVRVGATAFEAQDIDDFHPDSLFARVPVFASLRELRRRLQDPAQFAQAAAELGMNSAKADSRAGAVPAEAAGDLLSGLLGGRPGGAARHTGTPAAAQAAPAGIDAFIRQIVAPHVVPDHGAQQAALLASVDLAIAEQMRQLLHAPEFQAIESAWRGLHLLLSQLELDEQLQLHLFDVSREEMLADLVAAQGDVPRTGLFRALVERNHGAPDAQAWSLLVGLFSFGPSDTDIGLLAALGVLASKADGPFLAAADMDLALAEPSALTGWQRLRRSAELAPWIGLSAPRLLLRAPYGRRSDPITAFAFEELPAGVPEHEHLLWGPSSLVTALLMARAFRQQGWDFEPGDESELADLPSFTYERDGEKELQACAETYLSERAAQVILDAGLMPLLSHRNQHAVTVMRFQSIAEPAGGLAGLDSDSTPV, encoded by the coding sequence ATGCGCATCCTCCTGATCGGCAACTTCAGCGGGCGCCAAGGTGTAGCGGCTGCTGCCAGTCTGGCGACACGGCCGACCCATCGGGTGGACGTGGACACCCTGCCTGAACTGATGCGCCGCCTGGCGCCCAGCGTGCGGGTCGGTGCCACCGCTTTCGAGGCCCAGGACATCGACGACTTCCATCCCGACAGCTTGTTCGCGCGGGTGCCTGTTTTCGCTTCCCTGCGCGAGCTGCGCCGGCGTTTGCAGGACCCGGCGCAGTTTGCGCAAGCCGCGGCAGAGCTGGGGATGAACTCAGCAAAGGCTGATTCGCGGGCAGGCGCCGTGCCAGCAGAGGCTGCTGGCGATCTGCTGTCCGGCCTGCTGGGCGGCCGGCCGGGGGGCGCCGCTCGTCACACAGGAACGCCGGCTGCCGCTCAAGCAGCGCCCGCCGGCATCGATGCCTTCATCCGCCAGATCGTCGCACCCCATGTCGTGCCTGACCATGGGGCGCAGCAAGCGGCGCTGCTGGCGTCGGTCGATCTGGCGATTGCCGAGCAGATGCGTCAGCTGCTGCATGCGCCTGAATTCCAAGCCATCGAGTCCGCCTGGCGCGGTCTGCACTTGCTGCTGTCCCAGCTCGAACTGGATGAACAACTGCAGCTGCATCTCTTTGATGTCAGCCGCGAAGAGATGCTCGCCGATCTGGTCGCGGCGCAGGGCGATGTCCCGCGCACCGGCCTGTTTCGCGCCCTCGTCGAGCGAAACCACGGCGCGCCGGATGCGCAGGCCTGGAGCCTGCTCGTCGGGCTTTTCAGTTTTGGCCCCTCGGACACCGACATCGGCCTGCTGGCCGCGCTGGGCGTGCTCGCCTCCAAGGCCGACGGCCCATTCCTGGCCGCGGCCGACATGGACTTGGCACTGGCCGAACCCTCTGCCTTGACGGGCTGGCAGCGCTTGCGCCGCAGCGCTGAACTGGCACCCTGGATCGGCCTCTCGGCCCCTCGCCTGCTCTTGCGCGCACCCTACGGCCGCCGCAGCGACCCCATCACGGCCTTTGCTTTTGAGGAACTCCCGGCCGGAGTGCCCGAGCATGAGCACCTGCTCTGGGGGCCCTCCTCCTTGGTGACCGCCCTGCTCATGGCCCGAGCCTTCCGTCAACAGGGCTGGGACTTCGAGCCCGGCGATGAAAGCGAACTGGCTGATCTGCCGAGCTTCACCTACGAGCGCGATGGCGAAAAGGAGCTGCAAGCCTGCGCCGAAACCTATCTCAGCGAGAGAGCGGCTCAAGTGATCTTGGACGCGGGTTTGATGCCGTTGCTGAGCCACCGAAACCAGCATGCGGTGACGGTGATGCGGTTTCAGTCGATCGCAGAGCCGGCCGGCGGGTTGGCTGGGTTGGATTCAGACTCGACTCCGGTTTGA
- a CDS encoding lipase family protein: protein MTQTLSPQQAAAIASGVYKLQHTTLEELAANQQDLGCEGFFQTRGAGYLKGYSGALRWKQLSGFGYVAEGEPGTPFEAHVLVATRGTLGAKTGPDWISNYNIGIQLGPSGLPVHAGFHEIWKTFSRKLLEFLDGRRPRHVHCVGHSLGGALASLNADSLTDRHVAPVSLYTFGAPRVGDGVFARSLTRRLQADSAPRVYRVYHASDPVPMIPLFPFWHMPFGRAGLQISNSISGLINADAHSMADSYIKGVGANKSWADLEGDAMAYGSEAAQVKSWLETAAQGKGSFLMGSAHLLTMISRALVWLMKQAGKLMLHAVGGALVAGATVLDQLAWGLSQGAALSKELGVHIKALISAIWAFLGRKAMQMAELTVAFLRWVLGLLYSSVRAVAQRAMAFLE from the coding sequence ATGACACAGACACTCTCACCGCAGCAAGCGGCGGCCATCGCCAGTGGGGTTTACAAGCTGCAGCACACCACGCTGGAGGAACTGGCGGCGAATCAGCAGGATCTCGGCTGCGAGGGCTTTTTCCAGACTCGCGGCGCTGGCTATTTGAAGGGTTATTCCGGAGCCCTGCGCTGGAAGCAGTTGTCCGGATTTGGCTACGTCGCCGAAGGAGAACCTGGCACGCCGTTCGAAGCCCATGTGCTGGTCGCAACGCGCGGAACTTTGGGCGCCAAGACGGGGCCAGACTGGATCAGCAACTACAACATCGGCATTCAGCTCGGACCCAGCGGCTTGCCGGTGCATGCCGGCTTCCACGAGATCTGGAAAACCTTCTCGAGAAAGCTGCTGGAGTTTCTCGATGGGCGACGCCCTCGGCATGTGCATTGCGTGGGGCACAGTCTTGGCGGTGCCCTGGCTTCGCTCAACGCGGACAGTTTGACCGACAGGCATGTGGCACCGGTGTCGCTCTACACCTTTGGCGCCCCGCGGGTCGGCGACGGCGTTTTCGCACGCTCGCTGACGCGCAGACTGCAGGCGGACAGTGCACCCCGTGTCTACCGCGTCTATCACGCATCGGACCCGGTTCCGATGATTCCCTTGTTCCCCTTTTGGCACATGCCTTTTGGCCGCGCCGGCCTGCAGATCAGCAATTCCATCAGCGGGCTGATCAATGCAGACGCCCACAGCATGGCCGACAGCTACATCAAAGGCGTGGGTGCAAACAAGAGCTGGGCAGATCTGGAAGGCGACGCGATGGCGTATGGCTCAGAGGCTGCTCAAGTCAAGAGCTGGCTGGAAACCGCGGCTCAAGGCAAGGGCAGCTTTTTGATGGGTTCGGCCCATCTGCTCACCATGATCAGCCGCGCGCTGGTTTGGCTGATGAAACAGGCAGGCAAGCTCATGCTGCATGCCGTGGGCGGTGCTCTGGTGGCGGGGGCCACGGTGCTGGACCAACTCGCCTGGGGCTTGTCGCAGGGTGCTGCGCTGTCCAAGGAACTGGGCGTGCACATCAAGGCCCTGATCAGCGCCATCTGGGCTTTTCTCGGACGCAAAGCCATGCAAATGGCCGAGTTGACGGTGGCCTTTTTGCGCTGGGTGTTGGGCCTGCTTTACAGCTCGGTTCGCGCCGTCGCGCAGCGGGCCATGGCATTCCTAGAGTAA
- the tssH gene encoding type VI secretion system ATPase TssH: MADINRVTLFGKLNSTAYKAVEGATVFCKLRGNPYVELEHWIAQILQLADSDWHRIIKFGELDTAALAKDLTAALDRLPRGATSISDIAENIADSIERGWVYGTLLYGDNTVRTGYVLVGMLKTKTLRNALIAISRQFEKLKVEDLSDRLAQVLAGSPEEGQGATDGSSAAGSSPGEESGAMAPAAMGKQEALKKFTVDLTEQARNGKMDPIVGRDDEIRQVVDILMRRRQNNPILVGEAGVGKTAVVEGFAQRIARGDVPPSLKEVELRALDVGLLQAGASMKGEFEQRLRSVIDEVQASPKPIILFIDETHTLVGAGGAAGTGDAANLLKPALARGTLRTIGATTFAEYKKHIEKDPALTRRFQTVQVDEPDEPKAILMMRGVASTMEKHHQVQILDEALEAAVKLSHRYIPARQLPDKSVSLLDTACARVAVSLHATPAEVDDSRKRIEALEVELGIIAREKAIGIAIGKREEEASLALAEERARLAALDLRWGEEKALVDQLLDLRAKLRAGIRPVEGTGSKLEADAAAEAAAEGLTDSDREAERQGLLTQLNAVQEKLAALQGENPLILPTVDYQAVAAVVGDWTGIPVGRMARNEIETILKVAEHLGQRVIGQDHAMEMIAKRIQTSRAGLDNPSKPIGVFMLAGTSGVGKTETALALAEALYGGEQNLITINMSEYQEAHTVSTLKGAPPGYVGYGEGGVLTEAVRRKPYSVVLLDEVEKAHPDVHEMFFQVFDKGFMEDGEGRFIDFKNTLILLTTNAGTDLIAGLCKDPDLMPDPEGMAKALREPLLKIFPPALLGRLVAIPYYPLSDEMLGQIVRLQLNRIKKRVEARYKIPFEYSDEVVKLVVSRCTESESGGRMIDAILTNTMLPDISRQFLTQMMEGHPILGVKVGVDAGQFRYEF; encoded by the coding sequence ATGGCGGACATCAACCGCGTGACCCTCTTCGGCAAGTTGAACAGCACCGCCTACAAAGCGGTTGAGGGCGCCACCGTCTTCTGCAAGCTGCGCGGCAACCCCTATGTCGAGCTGGAGCACTGGATTGCGCAGATCCTGCAGCTCGCCGACTCGGACTGGCACCGCATCATCAAGTTCGGTGAGCTCGACACCGCCGCCCTGGCCAAAGACTTGACGGCCGCGCTCGACCGCCTGCCGCGTGGCGCCACCAGCATCTCGGACATTGCCGAAAACATCGCGGATTCCATCGAGCGCGGCTGGGTCTACGGCACCCTGCTGTACGGCGACAACACCGTGCGAACCGGCTATGTGCTGGTGGGCATGCTCAAGACCAAGACCCTGCGCAATGCGCTGATCGCCATCAGCCGCCAGTTCGAGAAGCTCAAGGTGGAAGACCTGAGCGACCGCCTGGCCCAGGTGCTGGCCGGTTCGCCCGAGGAAGGGCAGGGCGCCACCGACGGCTCCTCCGCCGCAGGCAGCAGCCCCGGCGAGGAGAGCGGTGCCATGGCGCCGGCGGCCATGGGCAAGCAGGAAGCCTTGAAGAAGTTCACCGTCGACCTGACCGAGCAAGCGCGCAACGGCAAGATGGACCCCATCGTCGGCCGCGATGACGAAATCCGCCAGGTGGTGGACATCCTGATGCGCCGCCGCCAGAACAACCCCATCCTGGTCGGCGAGGCCGGCGTGGGCAAGACGGCCGTGGTCGAAGGCTTTGCCCAGCGCATTGCCCGTGGCGATGTGCCGCCCAGCCTCAAGGAGGTGGAGCTGCGCGCGCTCGACGTGGGCCTGCTGCAGGCCGGCGCCAGCATGAAGGGCGAGTTCGAGCAGCGACTGCGCTCCGTCATCGACGAGGTGCAAGCCAGCCCCAAGCCCATCATCCTGTTCATCGACGAAACCCACACCCTGGTCGGCGCCGGCGGCGCGGCCGGCACGGGCGACGCGGCCAATCTGCTGAAGCCGGCCCTGGCGCGCGGCACCCTGCGCACCATCGGCGCCACCACCTTTGCCGAGTACAAAAAGCACATCGAAAAAGACCCGGCCCTGACCCGCCGCTTCCAGACCGTGCAGGTGGACGAACCCGACGAACCCAAGGCCATCCTGATGATGCGCGGCGTGGCCAGCACCATGGAAAAGCACCACCAGGTGCAGATCCTCGATGAAGCGCTGGAAGCCGCCGTCAAGCTCAGCCACCGCTACATCCCGGCCCGCCAGCTGCCCGACAAGAGCGTCAGCCTGCTGGACACCGCCTGCGCACGCGTGGCCGTGAGCTTGCATGCCACGCCCGCCGAGGTGGACGACAGCCGCAAGCGCATCGAAGCGCTGGAAGTGGAGCTGGGCATCATCGCCCGCGAGAAGGCCATTGGCATCGCCATCGGCAAGCGCGAGGAAGAGGCGTCGCTCGCCCTGGCCGAAGAGCGCGCTCGCCTGGCCGCGCTGGACCTGCGCTGGGGCGAAGAAAAAGCCCTGGTCGACCAGCTGCTGGATCTGCGCGCCAAGCTGCGCGCCGGCATCCGCCCGGTCGAGGGCACGGGCAGCAAGCTGGAGGCCGATGCCGCCGCGGAAGCCGCAGCCGAAGGCCTGACCGACAGCGACCGCGAAGCCGAGCGCCAAGGCCTGTTGACACAGCTAAACGCCGTGCAGGAAAAGCTGGCCGCGCTGCAAGGCGAGAACCCGCTGATCCTGCCCACGGTGGACTACCAGGCCGTGGCCGCGGTGGTGGGCGACTGGACCGGCATCCCGGTTGGCCGCATGGCCCGCAACGAGATCGAGACAATTCTCAAGGTGGCCGAGCATCTGGGCCAGCGCGTGATCGGCCAGGACCACGCGATGGAGATGATCGCCAAGCGCATCCAGACCAGCCGCGCCGGCCTGGACAACCCAAGCAAGCCGATTGGCGTCTTCATGCTGGCCGGCACCTCGGGCGTGGGCAAGACCGAGACGGCCCTGGCCTTGGCCGAAGCGCTCTACGGCGGTGAGCAAAACCTCATCACCATCAATATGAGCGAGTACCAGGAAGCCCACACGGTCAGCACGCTCAAGGGAGCGCCCCCGGGATACGTGGGCTATGGCGAAGGCGGCGTGCTGACAGAAGCCGTGCGCCGCAAGCCCTACAGCGTGGTGCTGCTCGACGAGGTGGAAAAAGCCCACCCAGACGTGCATGAGATGTTCTTCCAGGTCTTCGACAAAGGCTTTATGGAAGACGGTGAAGGCCGCTTCATCGACTTCAAGAACACGCTGATCCTGCTGACCACCAACGCCGGCACCGACCTGATCGCCGGGCTGTGCAAAGACCCGGACCTGATGCCCGATCCCGAGGGCATGGCCAAGGCTTTGCGCGAGCCGCTGCTGAAGATCTTCCCGCCCGCGCTGCTGGGACGGCTGGTTGCGATTCCCTATTACCCGCTGTCCGACGAAATGCTGGGGCAGATCGTTCGCCTGCAGCTGAACCGCATCAAAAAGCGGGTGGAGGCGCGCTACAAGATTCCGTTCGAGTATTCCGACGAGGTGGTGAAACTGGTGGTTTCGCGTTGCACGGAATCTGAATCTGGTGGGCGGATGATTGATGCGATTCTGACCAACACCATGCTGCCGGATATTTCGCGACAGTTTCTGACTCAAATGATGGAGGGGCACCCAATTCTCGGCGTGAAGGTCGGAGTGGATGCCGGTCAGTTCCGCTACGAGTTCTAG
- a CDS encoding ShlB/FhaC/HecB family hemolysin secretion/activation protein — MKTKVQAALLLTLLKLALLPPLAQAQGVSTPALVPRASDLGPKPAPLDSDPRLLPQRAVPRELQKPEDEVLLDVAGYAVPDDAPEALKQALARLTAPYVGKNKSWEDLVNAKDAVTRFLQSQLGYYLGYAFIPEQTPDKNIIQLAVLEGRLDQVRLLWDEEPWLVDKAVVESYLAQLEPGSILTVSQVERIVFLLNDLRGIVASFEIEPGRRPGTATLVVRPQRERRLAYKLDADLNGSRFIGLGRVGAQMTVASPFGRGDSASLSGLSSVNAGMKFLLGSYSSPVGARGLRAGGAVTLVRYALDKKEFPIGRNGSAVNLNAFGLYPVVRSRNLNWFALLAFDAKHYDDREEASASQTKKQVQSISVASNGDIRDSLLTGGVNSYDLNISAGQVKYITNRPSGLTDADRYTKVNASVSRLQNLWTGRLLAYLSVRGQYSLDNLDTTEQFRLGGPDGVRAFANGEGTGDSGLLASLELRSPLSALFSSQWAQESVLAFFADYGQVTFRRHPASQLPTGGAAGAGSASNSAAYSGVGLGLAWSRPGLYALRLSVAKPLKGTPTGDTVKRDPRLYAQFSAFF; from the coding sequence GTGAAAACAAAGGTTCAAGCCGCACTGCTGCTGACGCTGCTGAAGCTGGCCCTCCTGCCGCCGCTGGCTCAGGCTCAGGGCGTCAGCACGCCGGCGCTGGTGCCACGAGCGTCCGATCTGGGCCCCAAGCCCGCGCCGCTGGACAGCGACCCGCGCCTGCTGCCGCAACGTGCGGTGCCGCGCGAACTGCAAAAACCCGAGGACGAAGTCCTGCTCGATGTCGCAGGCTATGCGGTGCCGGACGATGCCCCCGAAGCCCTGAAACAGGCGCTGGCCCGGCTGACCGCCCCCTATGTGGGCAAGAACAAGAGCTGGGAAGACCTCGTCAATGCCAAGGATGCGGTGACGCGTTTTCTGCAGAGCCAGCTCGGCTACTACCTGGGTTATGCCTTCATTCCGGAGCAGACACCGGACAAGAACATCATTCAGCTGGCGGTGCTGGAAGGCCGCCTGGATCAGGTGCGTCTGCTGTGGGATGAGGAGCCCTGGCTGGTGGACAAGGCCGTGGTCGAGTCCTATCTGGCGCAGTTGGAGCCCGGCAGCATCCTGACCGTCAGCCAGGTCGAGCGCATTGTTTTCCTGCTCAACGACCTGCGCGGCATCGTGGCCAGCTTCGAGATCGAGCCGGGGCGTCGACCCGGCACGGCGACCTTGGTCGTGCGGCCGCAACGGGAACGCCGCCTGGCGTACAAGCTCGATGCCGACCTCAATGGTTCGCGCTTCATCGGTTTGGGCCGCGTTGGCGCCCAGATGACTGTGGCCAGCCCCTTCGGCCGGGGCGACAGCGCTTCGCTCAGTGGCCTGAGTTCGGTCAACGCGGGCATGAAGTTTCTGCTCGGCAGCTACAGCAGCCCGGTGGGCGCACGCGGCTTGCGCGCGGGCGGCGCCGTGACCCTGGTTCGCTACGCCCTGGACAAAAAAGAGTTTCCCATCGGCAGGAATGGCAGTGCGGTCAACCTCAATGCCTTCGGCCTGTATCCGGTGGTTCGCTCGCGCAATTTGAACTGGTTTGCCCTGCTGGCCTTCGACGCCAAACACTACGACGACCGGGAAGAAGCGTCTGCCTCGCAAACCAAGAAACAGGTTCAGAGTATCAGCGTGGCCAGCAATGGAGATATTCGTGACAGTTTATTGACGGGCGGCGTGAATAGTTATGACCTGAATATTTCTGCCGGCCAGGTCAAATACATCACCAATCGTCCCTCGGGTTTGACCGACGCGGATCGATATACCAAAGTGAATGCCTCGGTGTCGCGGCTGCAAAACCTCTGGACCGGTCGTTTGCTGGCCTACCTCAGCGTGCGCGGCCAATACAGCCTGGACAACCTTGACACCACCGAACAGTTCCGACTCGGCGGCCCCGATGGCGTGCGCGCCTTTGCCAATGGCGAGGGCACGGGAGATTCCGGCCTGCTGGCCAGCTTGGAACTGCGCTCGCCGCTGAGTGCCTTGTTCTCCAGCCAATGGGCGCAGGAATCGGTGCTGGCTTTCTTTGCCGACTATGGCCAGGTGACCTTCCGCCGCCATCCGGCCAGCCAACTGCCCACCGGCGGCGCAGCCGGGGCCGGCAGTGCGAGCAATTCGGCCGCCTACTCGGGCGTTGGCTTGGGCCTGGCATGGTCGCGGCCCGGGCTCTATGCCTTGCGTCTGAGTGTGGCCAAGCCGCTCAAGGGCACGCCCACCGGTGACACCGTGAAACGGGACCCCCGCTTGTATGCCCAGTTCAGCGCCTTCTTCTGA
- a CDS encoding tetratricopeptide repeat protein yields MNSRKQKLSSKNAAAASQLQQGLKAAMSKHQQGQIQAAADHYRVLLQFAPDMPDALHYLGVAEHQLGHPQEAVRMIRRAVELVPAYVDAHNNLGNVYKELGQFEAAEASYRAALDLRPEFVMAHSNLGVVLAKLKRHEEARASYQKAIDLKPDFADAWHNLGNMLSKCGRLEEALTAFRRAIELAPYTPSAYEDLGNALAASQRANEALAVYRQWQAIEPDNPVIEHLIAACGGEARHTRASDGYVQDVFDRFSESFDTVLAGLGYRAPAYAGELIAELLGQPRAELQVLDAGCGTGLCAPYLKPYARHLLGMDLSQGMLDKAAQRQAYDHLEQAELSAYLAEHPAAFDLIVSTDTLIYFGVLQQVLEAAAAALRPSGHLVFTLEAGEDDCEPGYRLQLHGRYSHSESYVRRMLEDAGLSIKATRRVTLRTESHQPVVGLLFAAQRVA; encoded by the coding sequence ATGAACTCTCGCAAACAAAAGCTGTCCAGCAAGAATGCGGCTGCGGCCTCCCAGCTGCAGCAGGGCCTCAAGGCCGCCATGAGCAAGCACCAGCAGGGACAGATCCAGGCGGCCGCGGATCACTACCGGGTCTTGCTCCAGTTCGCGCCAGACATGCCGGACGCCTTGCATTACCTCGGTGTGGCCGAGCACCAGCTCGGCCACCCGCAGGAGGCGGTGCGCATGATTCGGCGGGCCGTCGAGCTCGTGCCGGCCTATGTCGATGCCCACAACAACCTCGGCAACGTCTACAAGGAGCTGGGCCAGTTTGAAGCGGCAGAGGCCAGCTACCGGGCGGCCCTGGACCTCCGCCCCGAGTTCGTGATGGCGCACAGCAATTTGGGCGTGGTGCTGGCCAAGCTCAAACGCCACGAGGAAGCGCGCGCCAGCTACCAGAAGGCCATCGATCTCAAGCCCGACTTTGCCGATGCCTGGCACAACCTGGGCAATATGCTGAGCAAATGCGGCAGGCTGGAGGAGGCGCTGACCGCCTTCCGGCGTGCCATTGAATTGGCGCCCTACACGCCCAGCGCCTATGAGGATCTGGGCAATGCCCTGGCCGCCAGCCAGCGTGCCAATGAAGCGCTGGCCGTCTATCGCCAGTGGCAAGCGATCGAACCCGACAACCCCGTGATTGAACACCTGATCGCCGCTTGCGGTGGCGAAGCCAGGCACACGCGCGCCTCTGACGGCTATGTCCAAGACGTTTTCGACCGCTTCTCCGAGAGTTTCGACACCGTCCTGGCGGGCCTTGGCTACCGCGCCCCGGCATATGCCGGCGAGCTGATTGCAGAGTTGCTGGGCCAACCCCGGGCCGAACTGCAGGTGCTGGATGCCGGTTGCGGCACGGGCTTGTGCGCGCCCTACCTCAAGCCCTATGCGCGCCACTTGCTTGGCATGGACCTGTCCCAAGGCATGCTGGACAAGGCTGCGCAGCGCCAGGCCTACGATCACCTCGAACAGGCCGAGCTGAGCGCTTATCTCGCCGAACATCCTGCGGCCTTTGACCTCATCGTCTCCACCGACACCCTGATTTATTTCGGTGTCTTGCAGCAGGTCTTGGAGGCCGCAGCCGCAGCGCTGCGCCCGTCCGGGCATTTGGTGTTCACGCTTGAAGCCGGCGAGGACGACTGTGAGCCGGGCTACCGCTTGCAACTGCACGGGCGCTACAGCCACAGCGAAAGCTACGTCCGACGCATGCTTGAGGACGCAGGCCTGAGCATCAAGGCCACCCGGCGGGTCACGCTGCGCACCGAAAGTCATCAGCCCGTGGTGGGCTTGCTCTTCGCGGCTCAGCGCGTGGCTTGA
- a CDS encoding OmpA family protein produces MSTAFTFAPSSTILWRAATRSLSAFALLAAGAVAGTAVQAAPGAATAPASAASAAAPAVLDLGSKVPDLTAVKEGLFPEDMCEELIKNGFKCMGFKPATTFSLSAVAFALGSAVLPDSLKQQLDVFAEVLKAKRGAAQKIRIVGHADSSGNEAGNLQLSQRRAEEVKRYLVNKGADAGMLEVTGVGSKDLLRPEAPTAAENRRVTLGR; encoded by the coding sequence ATGTCCACCGCATTCACCTTCGCCCCCTCAAGCACCATCCTGTGGCGCGCCGCGACCCGAAGCCTGAGTGCGTTCGCCCTGCTGGCGGCTGGCGCGGTGGCGGGGACGGCTGTTCAGGCAGCACCGGGCGCGGCCACGGCGCCCGCCTCAGCAGCGTCGGCCGCAGCGCCTGCCGTGCTGGACCTGGGCAGCAAGGTGCCGGACCTGACCGCCGTCAAGGAAGGCCTGTTCCCCGAGGACATGTGCGAGGAGCTGATCAAGAACGGCTTCAAGTGCATGGGCTTCAAGCCCGCCACCACCTTCTCGCTGAGCGCCGTGGCCTTTGCCCTGGGCTCGGCCGTGTTGCCGGATTCGCTGAAGCAACAGCTGGACGTGTTTGCCGAGGTCTTGAAAGCCAAGCGCGGCGCCGCACAGAAGATCCGCATCGTCGGCCATGCCGACAGCAGCGGCAACGAAGCCGGCAATCTGCAGCTGTCGCAGCGCCGCGCCGAGGAGGTGAAGCGTTATCTGGTCAACAAGGGCGCAGACGCGGGCATGCTGGAAGTGACGGGCGTCGGTTCCAAGGACCTGCTGCGCCCCGAGGCCCCGACCGCAGCGGAAAACCGTCGCGTCACCTTGGGCCGCTGA
- a CDS encoding PI-PLC domain-containing protein encodes MTYRYVSSLGEDKRISEIVFAGSHDASITSGSSNAQTQSLDIAMQAKAGVRLFDLRIAAKRHSDGSASLVGYHGSTFSDKTKTLTSKISGQTHSLETSKRIMGEYGLKLSDMLRDARRFVETTGEFLIFKFDKCSNYKLIAEYCINILEDNIFKASDGQEFAKLQLSDLSKKVVCVFNDKALAEASPYTHRDGILGFRSLRGEKNSVGQYDANYTGLQYYGKGGTKAWKIWKSNEKKIQENESTQRKMLLAMARQADDWAGDVLGMMYWTSTGSVTSIADRNKEMWGTTGVRRMHELWYEGLEASISTQMERDRIRALEFGGVRRVKAYFPNIIMIDFADAGKCESIIELNTVVDYRLAKAYDKYVSGKPNRSFF; translated from the coding sequence ATGACCTACCGTTACGTTTCTTCTCTGGGTGAAGACAAACGCATCAGCGAAATTGTCTTTGCAGGCAGCCATGATGCGTCCATCACCAGTGGATCCTCAAATGCCCAGACCCAATCTTTGGATATTGCCATGCAGGCCAAGGCTGGCGTGCGCTTGTTTGACTTGCGAATCGCTGCAAAGCGACACAGTGATGGGTCAGCGTCGCTTGTTGGCTATCACGGATCCACATTCAGCGACAAAACCAAAACCCTGACCAGCAAGATCAGCGGCCAAACCCACAGCCTTGAAACCAGCAAGCGCATCATGGGCGAGTATGGTTTGAAGCTTTCGGACATGCTGCGGGATGCTCGTCGGTTTGTGGAAACCACGGGCGAATTCTTGATTTTCAAGTTCGACAAGTGCAGCAACTACAAACTTATTGCAGAGTACTGCATCAACATCCTCGAGGACAATATCTTCAAAGCAAGCGATGGGCAGGAATTCGCAAAACTGCAGTTGAGCGACCTTTCCAAAAAAGTGGTATGCGTATTCAATGACAAGGCGTTGGCGGAAGCCAGCCCCTATACGCATCGCGACGGCATACTCGGATTCCGCAGCCTTCGTGGCGAGAAGAATAGTGTGGGCCAATACGACGCGAATTACACGGGCTTGCAGTATTACGGCAAAGGTGGGACCAAGGCCTGGAAGATCTGGAAATCGAACGAGAAGAAGATCCAGGAAAACGAAAGCACTCAGCGAAAGATGCTGCTGGCCATGGCACGACAGGCGGATGACTGGGCCGGAGATGTCCTGGGAATGATGTATTGGACCTCAACCGGTTCGGTCACCAGCATCGCCGATCGCAACAAGGAGATGTGGGGTACGACAGGTGTCAGGCGGATGCACGAGCTGTGGTATGAAGGCCTGGAAGCCTCCATTTCGACGCAAATGGAGCGTGACCGTATCAGGGCCCTGGAGTTTGGCGGAGTTCGCCGTGTCAAAGCGTACTTTCCAAACATCATCATGATCGACTTCGCCGATGCCGGAAAATGCGAATCCATCATCGAGTTGAATACGGTGGTGGACTACCGTTTGGCAAAAGCCTATGACAAGTATGTATCCGGCAAACCCAACCGTTCATTCTTCTAA